The Pseudoliparis swirei isolate HS2019 ecotype Mariana Trench chromosome 17, NWPU_hadal_v1, whole genome shotgun sequence sequence gctcttacattgtttattttatgCGCTTCATTTTGGATTTGAGTGAGTACGTTAGCTCAAAAGATTTGTGAATGTTTCATATGGCTCTTCACATCGACGCTTTTAATAATCGCCCCGGTCTCTGAACATATGAGACTTGCTGGTTTTGAACTGCCCAGGGAAGAATGAACAAATAAAAGTCCTTTATTGATTAAAGGCTCTGGTTTAGCTGTCCACATTTTTATTCTTGGAGGACGCTGTGTGAACATCACTTTtttgacttaacccttgtgttgccttcgggtcattttgacccgattcaatatttaaccctcctgtcgccttcgggtcaatttgacccgattcaatgtttaatgtcggtgttctttcgggagtcaacaaacaaacataaagtacctcacacttaaacttggaaaacaatattaattctaataattttctggagattttaatagctggggtcatattgacctcaagggtaaaatatgttagtaaatataaaagtaacaggagggttaaacattgaatcgggtcaaattgacccgaaggcaacacaagaggTTAAGTTCTTCTCAGAAAATTCAGTCTTCCAGTCCCTCCCTTGTGCATCTCACTCAAGTCACAATACACACTGTGGATTGGCTGAGTTGCATCACGTGAGATGATTTATTCCGCATGCAATTGGTCGGTAAAAAGACGAAATCGTTCTTAATTATCCATCGGTTATTGGTCCATGTCCTACACACTTGGCACACGGAAGTATTTCAACTGGTTGCAATCTACAACATCATCAATAGATGACaccaaatcctacacactgcacCTTCAAAAAGTTGTTGGGGTTTAATTATAATTCTTTGGTGGGGGGAGAAGTACTATGactcaataaaaaacacactgtaaaagTTTGACTTATTGGAAACATATTTTTTCAACAAATTGCATTGCTCATGGCCAAAACTCTCCCTCATCCATTTCTCTTTAAATGTCATATTGGGATCCAGATTTGTAATGCTACTGCCAGGCATTATTAAAACACAGATGTCTAAAGCAAGAACACTTCTGAGGAATTAGGGCAACACACTCCGTTTCCTCCTAATTCCACTTGCACAATTGCATTACCCAGTGGATAACTACCATCTATCATCAGTGGAAAGCCCTGGGACATTAAAAATCCATCAAGTAAATGTGTCCACAGGAACACGTTTCAATAGTAACTCTACACCTCGGTCTTTGTGCTGCTGTAATCACAATGGCCCTCGTCTGCAGCGCGACTTTAGGAAAGATAACAGGAGATCGGAGTGGTGTCGCGGTGCTAATTTTAGCCTCTTAGACTCATTATAACACAGTGTTACATTTCTCTCCATTCAATCACATGTGAGTCCAAGTCAACAGCACGTGCACACATGCAATCCAATTAGATTAGCGAACGGATCACTTCGAATCAGGACTTCAGTTTGATATGTTCCTCTGGAGGCTATTTGAGAGGATTTCTTTGTATCAGCAGGTGTCGGCCAGTGTACTCTTGGCTGCATATTAACTGATTTAGCTCATCTGTGGAGCAGGGATATCTTCAAAACATCAAAGGAGTTGCTGCATGCAGTGAATTGTTGGGATTATTATGGTTTACAGCACCAAAATCCTCTTGAAAGAAAACCACATGTATCTCTTTTAATCATCTAGTATCACACTTGTTTATCTGAGCCATACTTAATTATGTCGTATGCATACGTTTTGCTTTCGGCAATTCAGTTACAATATACAACATTGAGGTCCGTCACTTCCAACCAATTATTGTATCGATGCATAGGTGTGGTTATTCACTTATCACTTATTGTACATGTTAATGTGTTCGGCGTAGTGATTTACAAGGGAAACATTGGTTGGGCCGGTCTGGATGTCATGCCAATGAACTAATTGCCTgcaaaaaacacaatttcacATTAGTGGGCCACTATTACAGTTGAATTGTTTGATAATGTCAAGTGAGTCATTTTATTAGGCGCCACACAAATATAATCATGCAGCAGGCCGACATGAATTTGAGTGTATACAAGTGTTAACATCACTATGGGTTTTAGGTTATTACCGGCGCAGCAAATGTAAATGTGCCTCATTGATCGAGAGTGCTCCTCTGAATCAGAAATGTGCAAACCGCAAACAAAATAGGCTGCTTCATTCCCCTCCCATGTGCAAACACAtcaggactctctctctctcacacacacacacacacacacagacgcacacagccccacacgcacgcatgcacacacacacacacacataggcacacATGCAGTCGCATTTGATATCTCCCCATATGAAACCGGGATTAGAACCATGCataatgtatttatgtaaatgtCTTATGGGTATAACTTTAAAATATGAGAGTGATTGAAATGGTATTTTGTTAGATTGAGTTACTGCCGGTGCGTTATGGATGTTTttagtgcagagagagagagagcaagagagagagacaccactGAATAAAAAAGAAGCTGTATTTTTGAAGTGAAAAGGTTAAAATGTAACCTCTACATCTAAGTACTATATTAATACACAATCTTTTTTCAGTGCTTTTCAAACATCAGTCAGGTTATTACACCCAGCGGTCAAACTATCATTGACTATGAAGTCGCTGAGGACAGTGACCTCAGCGTTTACCATCTGTGTAATGCATCACCAACTGTCTTTTCTGTCAAACACTAAATTGTTATGAAACGGCTATAAATGTCAGCAGACATCTATGATCAGATTATTCACTGGAGCGTGTCACCCTCCCATCTGGGCTGCGATCACTGCATTATGtatgtcaacaacaaaaaaactgtgTGTAATTGCAATTACAATGCAGCCATTTTACACTGCTAGTTTTCTAAATGTGACATAATGCACAACAGCTTCAGTTGTCATGTGTGCAACGCTGTTGTAATGTGTGTAATCCCTGTGATGTATCCGCAGAACAGGACACGGCAATCAGCCCGCTGAAGAATGGAGACGATGGATACGTTTTTGAGAGATGACTGACAACTGCTGAATTGTTCCATTACAGCCGGCGCAGGAGAGGAAATACAGTATTTTGCTCAGGGCTCGCAGCCATGAGCACACATATTAAACACGGGGAAAAAAACTCTCGCCATTAATAATTTATCTCATTTTATAAGGCAATTTAGCAGTCACTTGAAGTTGCTATGGTGACAGGGGGGTATTTTGAGACAACTAATGACCTATGCAAAACCCACTCACTGTAAACTTCACTCAAGCTAAATGAGACTGCtgtctgtgctgtgtgtgaTACATGGCTGAGAACTTAATCCCCGTGCTATGCTTGGTCTTTTTCTGCAGAGGACAAATTAAGGTTCTTAATATCAATGTAAAACATCTGTGGGCTGTTTACTGTACAGGGAATATGAGCCAAGTAGCAACCCGGGGCCAGCACCGCGCTGCATAATAGTCTTTTGTTTTGATTGCTAATGCAGAATTCATAACAGTTGTCAGGTTAAggccagaaaaaaaagaaatccaagCGAGTGAGAGGAAAATGAATACTCATGATATGGTTTGAATGTAACTCAATGTGTTTCACACTAAATCCCCCCttcaatatctttttttttctttttttcggcTTACGTCAAAGATTCCACATTGGAAAAGCTTTGAAGACTCGCTCTGTTCTGAGGCGAATCATATTTGTCCAATAACTGCTTCGCCTGTTGCAGCTGTCGAGGCCGAGACAGAATGAGTCATGTGTTATCCATTTAAGTCCAATTTCTCCCATGCAAATGCCTGACATGTGTGTGACTCTGCagggccccgagttgaaatagtATTTCTGAAACGAGAAGAGAGAATCAAGGCCATGAGCTATGTGACCATTTAGCCACCTGTTTAGCCTGTGACCCGTACTGTTTAAAGAAAGTTTATATTTGGGAAACAATCCACTTGGTGTTGTTTCAAACATGGCTTTAAAGCAGGCGCAGCTGCCATTTAAGTAGATGAATAAACCAACCAGGGATGGGTTCTGTGGTTTCTCCTTAAAAGGAGCCCTCTTTTGGGAAAATATGAGTTATATCCACTGAGCTGTgtgagattatttatttttttattcctaaAAATAGATTGACAAACACATGGAGCAATGGCTGCTAATTTTTAATAACACCTCTTCAgtatcccccctcctctccagagTGTGCTCAACCAATTTATCATTAGCATAAATGTCAGCTTGACTAATAAAGGTGCGCGAGCCAGAGCCGTGTTGCTCGCTCCGTCTGGAAGCTGCGGTGTGGAGCGCCACCTGTCGGGATACAACCGTAATGACACCCAGCTGGTGACTGCTGCGTTAAAGGAGATTATTATACTAAGGTTCATTTACAGTGTAACGTAATAGTCAAGTTATTAATTAGCCCGTCTTGAGAGACGTGATTACAAATTAATTATGAAAGCTGCACTGTAGCTGGTTTTCTACACAAGGCACGTTCAAAGGCAGGCTATTTCAAAAGGAAATGTTACCCTTTACTAAAGTTACTTTTTCGAATTTAGAttcataaaacaaaataaaaatacatgatGACGTTATTATAGACTTTGATCTTCAGGggtaaagtccccagccacccaGCAGTATATGGCAATTTAAATTAGCTATAGCTTTACCAGCTGAACGTTAAAGGGATGTACACACTAACGTATCAATAATTCTAATACCAATTACACATGTTTCTGAAATAGGCTATTCTggatatttaatattaatattaataatattccaTAATGTAATTTGAACGTGTGTTGAGTTTTTCCATGCTGTGATATTGCTATTATTTACTTAAATAAAAGGTCTGACTACTTTGTTTGACCACTGGGGGCAGGCTGCATTTTTAAATTCATCCAGAAATGCTTCTAATATTCTCCTGATGCCGAGTGGGgttttattatgaatatttgaaTATGCTTTAACGACTCAACACATTTATAGAAGGCAAAACTATCAGAAAAAAACGCTTAAGAGAATGCATATGAAtgccattaaaaaataaaacacattactCTGTGTAACACACTGTATCAACCAACCTGTTTTAACTACATGAGTTTGTTTTCCTCAGACGTCCACTTCAATAACCTCAGACGCCAAACTGATGGAGGCAAGACAGCAGAAAACATTTGGCTAATTAAGCGTAACGTCCTGGTCTGGAAtgagttgtgtgttgtgtttgttagATTGACTTTAGTGCGCTGCACTTTCTCAAACTAATAATAAGCTATCAACGCCATCACAACCAACCAGAATTGTGAGTTCAGTTATTAGAAAGAAGTGTAATGACGCATCCCTTATACATAGAGATCTTTTTATTGTGTGTCAACATTAGTTTCACTGTGTTTTCACCTCCCTAAGTGCCTTAATAAGCTTGTCGTTTTCAGTTCTTAAATAGATTGACTAGTTATTATCCATTGTATAACTAGAATTATTTCATACTATGATCCCAAGTGTTGATTTATGTCTCCGCATTGGTCCATTTTACTGTATTCTATATgacaaagatatttattttgtgctGACACAGCAAAACGCTGCAGCTTGACATAAACTGTGTAGCAGTGCTGATTGAAGCCGCAGCATCAAGGGGGAATGACTATTCTGTGATCAGTGACTAGAGCCCTTTGGCCATCTCTTTTATTATCATCTCCAGACAGCCAAGAACTGAGTCTCGACTAGCACCCCTCACACAGAATCCATGGGAAACACCGGCCTGGGGTGTGATGTGGCATGGCCTTTCTGTCTCAGTTAACAAAGGAGGGCTTGTTTCCCTTTATGACGGACACAACTAAAATGCGTATGATTTGGGATAAAGGAAAACGGGAAAAACATCATGCACATGTTTCACAAATACACCAGTGGTTTCTTTAACTTTTATTCAGGCAggatgtaatataataatatgtctcCCTCTGCATAAAGCTGTTAACTCTCTCCCCAACTTGTTTCACCATCTGAAACTCTCATTGTGATTTCACGTGATGCAAACCGAGATAATGACAGACACTTTGGAACAAAGACAGGAAGGGCCTGTCTCCTTTCCAAGGTCACAGACCGTTCtactgtttcctctctcctacaCTGGCTGGCTAGATTGATGTAAAATAGAAATCTATTCAATATTCTGCCAAGTAGGGCAACATTGcttgagtgtttgagtgtgtgtatgtgtgtgtgtttgtgtgataataataaagataagtTATTAGACAACATGATTTATGTCGGACAAAAGCTTATGACTGATGGGCAAGAAGtagttgtatatattttttaatattatttgacATTTTTAGTTGTTCAATTTAAAACTCTTTCAATGACAAAACATAAAAGAATGGATAGAtgtgttgttcttgtttttgtcTGCTGTTTATTAATATGTGCACATTAATGCATTTAAGTTTGATGTACCGTGAAATGTCATTGTTGTAATGTTAGCTTGCTTGTACAATGTTTGAGTAAACAAAGCTTAAGGCTTCCCAGTCAGCTGAGGGTTGGGCTATGTTTTGAAAGTTTCCAACCGGCCACCTTCAGCTAGctgtaattacattacattaattGCTGGTAACATTATATTTGAGCGGGTGTGAGCGTGTGTACGTGTAAACAAAAtaagtgtaaataaataaaaaagtgtaaataaatgtgatttcaaaagaaaacttaaggcagcaataatcagaaaggatattatagtagattaggtttttattttaggtatttgggtaatattattttacttttaatgtaaatgttgttttcaaagtctaagtgtttttgtgataattgatcatgctatactgcattttatgtatttgtattgtattgtaatgttttttgcctggaccccaggaaaaatagtctccactacggtgtagactaatggggatccttaataaactaaactaaaccatATTGTTGCACCTACTAATTGCACATGTCTCTCTTTTACCAAACTAAAATGTGTTCCAAAACGCTGTTTTTCctctcaaataaataaaataagaaataatcTTCCAATAAACtagtcatacactctgtcatattcattgaatgtattttaactctaaatatgtccttctgtacacattacatctattgcatctgtccatcctggagagggatcctcctctgttgctctcctgaaggtttcttcccttttttccaactgaagggttatttgggagtgtttcctgatccgatgtgaggttttggggcagggatgtctatgtgtacagattgtaaagcactccgagacaaatttgtaatttgtgaaattgggctataaaaataaactgaattgaattgaattgaattaaacaacCAGCTATACTGCCCAGCGGCTGATAACTAACTGATAAATGACAGCTGATAGCCCGCCTCCTACCGGCAATAGGAGACGTGCTCTCTTGCAGTCAACGCTTGTTTCAGTTTGTAATGTGGCTAAGCGATAGCTAAACAAatgcaatatttatatttccataaCATCAGCTGAAATAATATTCTGAACTGAAGCATTTGTTGATTACTCGGGACCCCTGCTGACAGGTTCCGAATGAGGCTAGAGCAGCCAATGAGGGTATACAACTGCGATTAAAGATGGCTTCCAAATAGAGTGAATATTTGCAAGAGACGAGAACATAAATTAACATAAATGAGCACAAAAAATATGAGGCGGATGAGTTCAGCAGTGTGCAAGATTCAGACACTGAGATGCACATGCACGCACTCAAACAACTGAATAAATAATATCCTTGTCGAAACAATAACAACTCAATTAtacatgatatattatataatatatcattttaTTATATAACATACTTCTTACTTTTCATACTGAATAAATAATATCCTTGTcgaaacaataataacaactcaattatacatgatatattattatattatataacatactttttacttttcatacTTTACTTGTAAGCTTAATTATGCTGATAAAGCCTCTGTAGTCACATAGTTATTCAGGACTTTAACTTATTTATGTTTAACTTTTGGAAAGCATTTCCTACGTATCCGACCACTGCCTGCACGTGACTTCGCAGAAATAAATCAGCATTGCATTGGACACGGGCAGCAGCAGTCATTCTACTTCAAGGTACAATTTAAAGTCGTAAATTACAGTACCGACAGCAGATGAAGAGCACGTACGCCTGATGAACGAACAGATGATGCGCTGCTGCCCTCTCCTGCACATCCTGTGCTCATGTTGCCATTCATAAACCATTGAATGATTCTGAATGATCTCTTTGAGACACCTCGCTTCTTCACGTGTTAACAGCAGCCTCCTGAGCTCTGCAGCGCCTCACAGTCGTCCCTCTGTCAGGTAAAAATGAATAGGCCCCTCCCTTGTGGGCGTGGCTTAAACGTTGGGGACTTTGTCCAAAAAAAGACTACGTTCCACATGTTGTCTCCATCACAGTTGACGCAGTCACCACTGGGATATTAACCTTTTCGGGAATAACGGGGACGGTATCTGCGGTGCACGATACTTACCGTCAACCGGCAGCCAGATGTGCCTTTACAAGTTAATTTGTGCGATTACCACGAGAGCGTTATTTCTCATCGTCTCTCTGGTCAGCGTCTGGAGGGTGACATGGGTGAAGCAGGAGCCCAACTACTGGCTCCTCACCATCCTCTTTCTGCCGCTGGTCGTTGAAATGATAATAACGCTTAAGAGTCGAAGGGGAAAAGATTATAAATGGTAAGACGAGGTGCAtgcatgtaagtgtgtgtaaaaTGATATAGCTTTTTATGCTGAGGGTGCAACTTTACTGGAACGTAGCCTAATGGAAgattatgtgtgtgcgtgtgtgtgtgtgtgtgtgtgtctttaaaacTAATCTTAACAACCtggtttcatgatattttctaTGCTGAATATATTTAGAGTATAACATATGAATAGTTGTTGCTTTTGTCATCCCTTCCCCACCGCCCTAAATACTCTGCATCCTGGTTGTCCCCCCTGCTGCTGCTATTGTTAACGGGTGGAGGTCTGTAACGGTGACAATGGGATGGTACCCCCTAACATCCCCCTTCAGTTGACTAATCGTTTTAGCTCTAAACAATTGTAATATTTATAACCAGGCTTTACAATTTCAAAAGAATTCCTGGTGTGTGACTTTTGAGGACAACATTGAGGTGTGTATCTCCATTTTTTTGAAGTTGTGTTGATGGAGGTTTTTTGGTTGTCTTGCAGGTTTTCTCCGGCCATCTTTCTGTTTCTCATCAGCATTATTCCCTCCATCTGGATCCTGGAGCTCCACAACCAGAATGAGAAAGTCAACGTCTCTCAGGTACTCCACgccagaaacaaacacactttaaaaaaaacatgtcattaaTGACAGATGTTTTTGGGTGTATCTGCAgttttattgatattctacttttttttttccgcttTACATTTTTAACCGGAGGCAAAGTATAAGAACTAAAAATCCTCTTTCAATGATTTTCAGTGCAGAAAGCTCAACTCGTGGGACAATCTGCGTAATATAATCACTCTGAATGAGACCGGAAACCTCACATCCCATAACTACCTGGAGGTAAGCGTGGCACACATTCATACAGCGTCACTTTCCTCGTATAGGCTGTACTAATATACTCTATTTTATGATATACCTGCAGAACTGAAATGAACAAGTGTAAGAAAGATAATCTGGTTATTTTTTGGGGATGACGATGACATATATATCCATTGCAGACTGGATTATGCACAATGTGTAGGGCAATGACACTCACGAAGAGCTGTTGAAGCTACGGGGGTGGGGGATTTCTCAAGAAATTGCTCACTCGCTAATGTTGAACTATTACTTCAACATGGACATGTTTCCAATCTTCTTAACAATGCTTATTGTTCAGATGAAGAGCAGTGTGCTTGAAACATCACTCATAATGACTTGTTATATCCAAGTTGCAGATTTTAATGtgtcaaaaaaaatatatagttacTATCCCTCTTTTGCAGTCACTTGATTTTAGTTTTCTGCaagatatttagtttttattataacaaataaaaaaatcatatacAAAGAGCCAATATCTAAATGAAGATGATTGGTCAACTATGACTAATGCTCTTAAATGACACAATTTGCTTTAAATTgtatgtaacatttaaaaaaaggaacttTTCTTTTATCCTTTATTTTTTACTCCAACACCCCTCTATAGTGGCAATGAGTATATAATCCTCTGTTTGTGAGAGGTGGTTATCTAAATCCTAAATCTGATGACAAGCCAGCACAGGTGTAGTCGTATGGGATCCTTGAGACTTATTACTCTCTTAGGAGTGGAGCTTTTGGTCAGATTCCCAGATTGCCGTTTTGGAAGGAatgcagaaaagaaaaacacttacATTCATAGATTTAATAGCCAAATGCAGCGCAATGTCCAGAACTTAAAATGTCAAGGTATTGTATAATTAACAGGATAAATGACCATTAATAATGTGTTCAAACATTTGTTCTGCATGGACAATACGCCAAAGAAAATGCTGCTTCAATGTTTTATAACTAGAAGACCAATACATGACATAGTTCGATCAGGAGCTAGGAGAACATTTGTGGTTTCATCTTGTTCCTGGGTTCAGCCAGCGATAATGTAAAGTAGCAAGACTTAAGAGGTGAAATtgcttttaaaaaacactgaatatCACTAGTATATGACAAGAGACTGATAATGTTTACCCTAAAAGCAGCACATAGATGAAAAACGGGTCAGGGgaaacagaaatacacacaacacacttgcAACATCTTAAATAGTAAGAAAACCACTCTCAGACAAACTAGTGAAATAGTATGTGGAAACAGTATCAATGGAAGCATTTATATAAAGAACAACACACATGTCACTGAAGAGCTGTCTTTTTGCTTCACTttcagataaagagagagacagatctgAGAAAAACCTTAGAATGCAAGATGTAGAAGTTTTAAAGTTTCAAATCTAAATATCTACAATAATATTGACCATTAACTGGCAGCGTCACAGAGCTGTGAGCCAGCTGCATGTTGAAGGATGCAAACCAAGAAGTTACTGACAACGAAAGAACTCTCaatctctcctccttttccagAAATTGAACCAGGTGTTAACGACTGTGTGTTCCAACGACTGGATCCTGGCTCTTCATCagatcctgctcctcctcctcatcgtggGGAAGTGGCTCCTCCCGCTGGGAGGCGGAGTCACGCGTGATGAGCTCTCGCAGCTTCTGCTCATTTTTGTTGGCACTGCAGCAGACATCCTCGAATTTACTAGTGAGACGCTGTCAGATGTCAAGTGAGTGGCTAATCATGCATTGCATAGAAGTATGTTCACGCACTCATGTTTAAACAACAGACACAAAGGTGGGAACTCAGACACTTTTAGGGCAACTGTACATAATCTGTGTCCCCATGACGTTACATCAATGCAATAACAAGTAAAAAGCAGCTTCCCATtgacttatgtatatatgtatatgctatGTGTCTTTTCCAGAGAGAACAGTCCTCAGCTGGTCTACATCATCTTAGCTGTGTGGTCTTGGAGCATGCTGCAGTTCCCGCTCCATCTGGCTGGTCAGTGTGTGCTTTTGTCTGAAACAAATAACTTTGGTGCCTATTAAGCAGTTACAGCCGTGTACTGTTGTACATAAACTCTTGTCAGTGTGAGACAATCCAAACAATGTGTTTAGTCAGCAGCGTCCAGGCCGGTGCTTTAAGTAAACAGTTAAAAGCAGTTTGGCTCCTCAGTCAGCTTTGTCATATTATTACTCAAAAATCAGTTTTCTCTTCGTGAACCATGGTAAAGTCCCTACTTTCAGAcatagagtttaaaaaaaaaacacaaacaggaaggctgtatttatttttattgtagaaATGTTGGCTGTCTTTAGGAGGAAATCCAGCAACACGCGTCCATTACCTAAATAGCTTTGGACTAACCACGTCTTCAGATCTAAAGATAAGAAGAATCAGCCCTTTTCAGACAAAGTCTTTCAGCAACTTATTTCATTTTTTGATTCGTTTAGACATATTAACATGAAACAAAtacacatgaatacatataaacacacatacataaccccaaaaaataaaacaaacaaaaagaaaagcaaccccggca is a genomic window containing:
- the LOC130207161 gene encoding transmembrane protein 26-like encodes the protein MCLYKLICAITTRALFLIVSLVSVWRVTWVKQEPNYWLLTILFLPLVVEMIITLKSRRGKDYKWFSPAIFLFLISIIPSIWILELHNQNEKVNVSQCRKLNSWDNLRNIITLNETGNLTSHNYLEKLNQVLTTVCSNDWILALHQILLLLLIVGKWLLPLGGGVTRDELSQLLLIFVGTAADILEFTSETLSDVKENSPQLVYIILAVWSWSMLQFPLHLAVVNSKPDCDGEQGAKEVSLLSKHSTDMWSIVEALFIQDGPFLAVRLTVMTYFDVFHQMLVFFAIKNFLVVILNLYRLVILCQDFRSRADRDSAVPCV